Proteins encoded in a region of the Elizabethkingia bruuniana genome:
- a CDS encoding T6SS phospholipase effector Tle1-like catalytic domain-containing protein, with product MSIEYFVEGKILTQTEGNNTTFSKEGIVHNSTQYVNQKGADTGVSYNSPKIVHPNDKPISTVDVSLNLFFDGTFNNKTNVQEGMQKDPSKRKGSYDNDFSNVARGYDAIDANAENQVSWYIEGIGTVDSKTDNDTLGLPARGGGLGVGERGIAAKVTKGCIKGAEALRTKYRGKVINVLTVNVYGFSRGAAAARHFMHVATNAPTTQKLSKNKLQIYPPEVFEKSDKEERSEQFFVLEKTDSHLMNYGYFGACLLKNELVVNQIKFNFVGLYDTVASFGINHKGFSLFGVSIIDSDAEQLGLNAVKNGSFVFQIASADEYRDNFSLTNIESAGIKGLQITLPGVHSDIGGGYVDKEKNKVLLYVERGGRTVCDKFRKILIEEGWFKDSSNEIWVEQDDLHLSNVSPQYKLWGERTLSNHYDKVSLFHMFEFSKQFNVKYNPSIEKDNNITDNFILKISSQLLSYIQKCNELRNKYVNLYNEGANPSDQQYVKTAKEYSYLDSFINMEDLKKLRREYLHWSSNMATFGMGPRESGALTNSQRKRYIIDG from the coding sequence ATGAGTATTGAGTATTTTGTAGAGGGTAAGATACTTACACAGACTGAAGGTAATAACACTACTTTTTCTAAAGAAGGAATTGTACATAACAGTACGCAGTATGTTAATCAGAAAGGAGCAGATACAGGGGTGAGTTATAATTCTCCAAAGATTGTTCACCCTAATGATAAACCAATTAGTACTGTGGATGTAAGTCTTAATCTTTTCTTTGATGGGACTTTTAATAATAAAACAAACGTACAGGAAGGAATGCAAAAAGATCCTTCTAAGCGAAAAGGAAGTTATGATAATGATTTTAGTAATGTAGCCAGAGGCTACGATGCTATTGATGCAAATGCAGAGAATCAGGTTTCATGGTATATTGAAGGTATTGGAACTGTAGATTCCAAAACAGATAACGATACTTTGGGACTGCCGGCACGTGGTGGCGGACTCGGTGTAGGAGAGCGGGGAATTGCAGCTAAAGTAACAAAAGGATGCATTAAAGGTGCTGAAGCACTCAGAACTAAATACAGAGGGAAAGTTATTAATGTTTTAACCGTAAATGTATATGGGTTTAGCCGTGGTGCAGCCGCAGCACGACACTTTATGCATGTGGCTACAAATGCACCAACAACACAAAAGCTTAGTAAAAATAAATTGCAAATATATCCACCTGAAGTATTTGAAAAATCTGATAAAGAAGAGCGTTCGGAGCAGTTCTTTGTCCTAGAGAAAACAGATTCTCATCTTATGAATTATGGATACTTCGGCGCTTGTCTGCTGAAAAATGAATTGGTTGTTAATCAGATAAAATTCAATTTTGTAGGACTATATGATACGGTAGCATCTTTTGGTATCAACCATAAAGGTTTTAGTCTTTTTGGTGTGAGTATTATTGATAGCGATGCCGAGCAATTAGGTCTTAATGCTGTTAAAAACGGATCGTTTGTATTTCAAATCGCGTCTGCTGATGAATATCGGGATAATTTTAGTTTGACTAATATAGAGAGTGCTGGAATAAAAGGGCTGCAGATTACGCTTCCTGGCGTACACTCCGATATTGGTGGCGGATATGTAGATAAAGAAAAAAATAAAGTATTGCTTTATGTTGAAAGAGGAGGAAGGACAGTATGTGATAAGTTCAGGAAAATCTTAATCGAGGAGGGTTGGTTCAAAGATTCCAGCAATGAAATATGGGTAGAACAGGATGATCTTCATTTAAGTAATGTGAGTCCTCAATACAAGCTTTGGGGAGAAAGAACGTTATCTAATCATTACGATAAAGTATCACTATTCCATATGTTTGAGTTTTCGAAACAATTTAATGTAAAGTATAACCCGAGTATAGAAAAGGATAATAATATTACAGATAATTTTATTCTGAAAATCAGCAGTCAGCTTCTGAGTTACATTCAAAAGTGTAATGAACTTAGAAATAAATATGTAAACCTTTACAATGAGGGGGCTAATCCATCCGATCAGCAATATGTGAAGACCGCAAAAGAATATTCATATTTGGACTCATTCATTAATATGGAAGACCTTAAAAAACTAAGACGGGAGTATCTTCACTGGTCATCCAATATGGCTACTTTCGGAATGGGGCCTCGTGAATCAGGAGCCTTGACTAACTCACAACGTAAAAGGTATATCATAGATGGATAA
- a CDS encoding type VI secretion system contractile sheath small subunit — translation MSNFFSNFKKLFSNLFEKQDDKITIKNKKTSNMAMYNYGVGGNEIKVDANEAIQEIQENRSLLVSQLTSDESMVPEVVRGLKTIEDIFRHFQPSVSVQHEKEDGSFVDEEFRFQTLGDFTPKSLTQNSQYLQQLSIEQEQYNKILRQLKNNKILRNMLENEQTKAAFVEVLKEVAKELEK, via the coding sequence ATGTCTAATTTTTTTTCTAACTTTAAGAAGTTGTTCAGTAATCTCTTTGAAAAACAAGATGATAAAATAACAATTAAAAATAAAAAAACATCAAATATGGCAATGTATAATTACGGTGTCGGCGGAAATGAGATTAAAGTAGATGCCAATGAAGCAATTCAAGAGATACAGGAGAACAGATCCCTGTTAGTGAGTCAGTTAACTTCAGATGAATCTATGGTTCCTGAGGTTGTAAGAGGATTAAAAACAATAGAGGATATTTTCAGACATTTTCAGCCTTCTGTTTCCGTGCAGCACGAAAAAGAAGACGGATCATTTGTTGATGAAGAATTTCGTTTTCAGACTTTAGGAGATTTTACCCCTAAAAGTTTGACCCAGAATTCTCAGTACCTACAACAACTTAGTATTGAACAAGAGCAGTATAATAAGATCCTGCGTCAGCTGAAGAATAATAAGATTCTTCGCAATATGCTGGAGAATGAGCAGACAAAAGCAGCTTTTGTAGAAGTTTTAAAGGAAGTAGCAAAAGAACTTGAAAAATAG
- a CDS encoding TssN family type VI secretion system protein, which yields MELTSIKGVFLRYILMPLFAVIMMFIMGIIRKNTPAIKLKHIIVYVLLGGLILAIPGFFGFTGNLFNPYWYLGAQAVFLGLGILHVNLLHHYFRKHFTSTTRSIIFDCVLSITCIAFGGYLFVLIFKWISTGLGNPFMAATSMVSFVIPLLFYYCYISFISIPFDIYKTWRYNPDEKPFNFQGVDFDKLMVLNVELSKNLEDQQRFRIKAKTLPTGITYGEWFFRVVDDYNHKNPNSKIQLTDYNNNSYYWIFYIKKSFFSSRKYIDFEKDISSNKISENQVVICKRVIQHQEEGEKEKLVISEAK from the coding sequence ATGGAGTTAACCTCTATCAAAGGTGTTTTTTTAAGGTATATTTTGATGCCGCTGTTTGCTGTTATTATGATGTTTATAATGGGCATTATAAGGAAGAATACTCCTGCAATTAAACTAAAACATATTATTGTTTATGTACTGTTGGGGGGACTTATTCTGGCAATCCCCGGTTTTTTCGGATTTACCGGTAATCTTTTTAATCCTTACTGGTATTTAGGCGCTCAGGCTGTATTTCTGGGACTGGGTATTTTGCATGTTAATTTATTACATCATTATTTCAGGAAACATTTTACTTCTACAACAAGAAGCATAATTTTCGACTGTGTTCTCAGTATTACCTGTATAGCCTTTGGAGGTTATCTTTTTGTATTAATTTTTAAATGGATTAGTACAGGACTTGGAAATCCGTTTATGGCGGCAACGAGTATGGTCTCTTTTGTTATTCCGTTACTTTTCTATTACTGCTATATTTCCTTTATCAGTATTCCTTTTGACATCTATAAAACATGGAGATATAACCCGGACGAAAAGCCCTTCAATTTCCAGGGGGTGGACTTTGATAAGCTAATGGTACTCAACGTAGAGCTGAGTAAGAATTTGGAAGATCAACAGCGTTTCAGAATAAAAGCTAAAACATTGCCTACAGGCATTACTTATGGAGAATGGTTCTTTAGAGTAGTGGACGATTATAACCACAAAAATCCTAATTCTAAAATCCAATTAACGGATTACAATAACAATTCCTATTACTGGATTTTCTATATCAAGAAATCTTTCTTCAGCTCCAGAAAATATATTGATTTTGAAAAAGATATTTCTTCGAATAAGATATCCGAAAACCAGGTCGTTATATGTAAAAGAGTAATACAACACCAGGAGGAAGGCGAAAAGGAAAAATTAGTAATAAGTGAAGCTAAATAA
- a CDS encoding DUF5458 family protein, which translates to MENKPQAAPQQEGQQQQQQHSGAKSNPLNELNKVGGFGFVETVIDGIANMNPTRKARKEIFLNDENKDKERKDLLQKINLWVSLLEGESSAEKMAESAKNKANTAEHNLKHNLKNALDSVRDLETSYRTVAQFYKNTELDKVDNVSIVNASLEQMKDLDNPLFIDAIADEFKQNYDRLDLRDNYSILAVPGYLGSNKVVEKWAKICNENKVMMVTDFANLDKPDDVVDLFHSANLTGGELHRSNVIMTCNWLVGRGKAEEVGEEENVDLPPSTSLAGKIHRTLMSQVAAGKKHGNINEVDAVKFDLKKSEISQLEKMGLVPMVNEYGKIMAFSAKTLFTGDNIGLQTYSVVRVFDYVTKVLLDFLNRRAFENWTPRNEDDLRKQIVSFLDGIKGADKLIENFKIVRFEQDKVNKDRVWLDIRLTPYFPTKSFVIKLDGHKGDDGNEWDAQYTQE; encoded by the coding sequence ATGGAAAATAAACCACAGGCGGCACCACAGCAGGAAGGTCAACAGCAGCAACAGCAACATTCCGGAGCAAAGAGTAATCCGCTAAATGAATTGAATAAAGTAGGCGGATTTGGATTTGTAGAAACCGTTATTGACGGCATTGCTAATATGAACCCTACAAGAAAGGCCAGAAAAGAGATTTTCTTAAATGATGAAAATAAAGACAAAGAAAGAAAAGATTTATTACAAAAAATCAATCTTTGGGTGAGCCTTTTAGAAGGAGAATCTTCGGCTGAAAAAATGGCTGAATCTGCTAAAAATAAGGCAAATACTGCCGAGCATAATCTAAAGCATAATCTTAAAAACGCTTTGGATTCTGTAAGAGACCTTGAAACGTCTTACCGTACCGTAGCACAATTTTATAAAAATACAGAGCTGGATAAAGTAGACAATGTAAGCATTGTAAATGCTTCATTAGAGCAGATGAAGGATCTGGATAATCCTTTATTTATCGATGCTATTGCAGATGAGTTTAAACAAAACTATGATAGATTAGACCTGAGAGATAACTATTCTATTTTGGCAGTTCCGGGATATCTGGGGTCAAATAAAGTAGTTGAGAAATGGGCTAAAATCTGTAATGAAAATAAAGTCATGATGGTAACTGACTTTGCCAATTTAGATAAACCAGATGATGTAGTAGACCTTTTCCATTCGGCTAACCTTACCGGTGGAGAGCTTCACAGAAGCAATGTTATTATGACATGTAACTGGCTTGTCGGCAGAGGAAAAGCTGAAGAAGTAGGAGAAGAAGAGAACGTAGATCTTCCGCCATCTACCTCCCTTGCAGGTAAAATCCACAGAACACTAATGTCTCAGGTAGCTGCCGGTAAAAAGCACGGTAATATCAATGAGGTTGACGCTGTTAAATTCGATTTGAAGAAAAGTGAGATCTCTCAGTTAGAAAAAATGGGACTGGTTCCTATGGTGAATGAGTATGGAAAGATTATGGCTTTCTCTGCTAAGACATTGTTTACAGGAGATAATATCGGACTTCAGACATATTCGGTTGTAAGAGTATTCGACTATGTAACGAAAGTACTTTTAGACTTCTTAAACAGAAGAGCTTTTGAAAACTGGACACCAAGAAATGAAGATGACCTTCGTAAGCAGATTGTTTCTTTCTTAGATGGTATTAAAGGAGCAGATAAGCTTATTGAAAACTTTAAAATCGTAAGATTCGAGCAGGATAAAGTAAATAAAGACCGTGTATGGTTGGATATTCGCTTGACACCTTATTTCCCGACTAAGAGCTTCGTGATTAAGCTGGATGGTCATAAAGGAGATGATGGTAATGAGTGGGATGCTCAATATACGCAGGAATAA
- a CDS encoding ATP-dependent Clp protease ATP-binding subunit has protein sequence MSVLISNETVKQLFHIAQSIARENYNSTYGAPHLLQASVHQDIGLREFLQSIEKDPGYLYDWADVRIEDYPKTAHLPQEVEAADHVNEILSQADDIRIKLGLDEVTPVCVLASIVKPHVVYDSQELKSLPLREHEILNHYRGNKVNTQENGDDILSSPSYEKQSFPSINSYCIDKTLDAAQGKLDDIMGRDKELRTLIEILCRRSKPNVIIVGEPGVGKTALIEGFAQEINKGNVPELLKNATLLELDTGALLAGTSYKGEIEDRLKKVINECKKIDKAVLFIDEIHALLDSRGSAGNVANLLKPELARGEITVIGATTQEEYRKIIEPERAFNRRFEVLLVEEPDDTTCVKMIEVLLDGYKDHHKVEVEKSALAECVRLSKRYAKGKKLPDAAIDLLDRTMAAIKMLDELSENELAKWKEEYDHLLKQEYLDDKDLLDELVWHYRLLQDRLSPILWGSLSEQHQVDSSMNVEEVKKIIDDTYTELQQHAGVKREKVGKLELAAVMAAKTGIPIGKIQAQEKEKLINMESLLLKRVVGQDHALKILSDAIVENRSGLNKPGQPIGSFFLLGPTGTGKTELAKSIAELLFNDEKAMVRFDMSEFKEEHSAALLYGAPPGYVGYEEGGMLVNKIRQQPYTVVLFDEIEKAHQSVFDVFLQIMDEGKVHDKLGKEGDFSNALILFTSNIGSEEIVRKFEEGITPESKTLMQIMSDSGKFRPEFLARITEIIPFAPITENVAERIFRIQLKSLIQSLTRLGIEFEISDAAVHHLAVNGFSSRYGARQISGVIRTQLARPISKKIVREEVKAGQIIKVDWSTESETLNWEIKDHI, from the coding sequence ATGAGTGTATTAATTTCAAATGAAACTGTTAAACAGTTATTTCATATAGCCCAGTCTATTGCCAGGGAAAATTATAATTCTACCTATGGAGCTCCGCATCTATTGCAGGCTTCTGTGCATCAGGATATAGGACTTCGCGAATTTTTACAAAGTATAGAAAAAGATCCGGGGTATTTATACGATTGGGCAGATGTCCGTATCGAAGATTATCCCAAAACGGCTCATTTGCCACAAGAAGTTGAAGCAGCAGATCATGTAAACGAGATTTTGTCTCAGGCTGATGATATCCGCATAAAGCTAGGACTGGATGAGGTTACTCCGGTTTGTGTTTTAGCCAGTATTGTAAAGCCGCATGTTGTATATGATTCGCAGGAACTAAAATCGCTTCCACTTCGGGAACATGAAATATTAAATCATTATCGTGGCAATAAAGTAAATACTCAGGAGAATGGGGATGATATACTGAGTTCTCCTTCCTACGAAAAACAATCTTTTCCTTCTATAAACAGCTATTGTATTGACAAAACACTGGATGCTGCACAGGGAAAGCTGGATGATATAATGGGCAGGGATAAAGAATTAAGAACTCTTATAGAAATTCTTTGCCGAAGAAGTAAACCCAATGTGATTATTGTGGGAGAACCAGGGGTTGGTAAAACGGCTTTGATAGAAGGATTTGCTCAGGAAATTAATAAAGGTAATGTACCGGAATTATTAAAAAATGCAACACTTTTGGAGTTGGATACCGGAGCATTACTGGCAGGAACTTCTTATAAAGGTGAAATAGAAGACCGACTAAAAAAAGTAATTAATGAATGTAAGAAAATAGATAAAGCAGTTTTATTTATTGATGAAATTCATGCTCTTTTAGACAGCAGAGGCAGCGCCGGAAACGTAGCCAATTTGCTAAAGCCGGAACTTGCCAGAGGAGAAATTACCGTGATAGGAGCTACAACTCAGGAGGAATACCGTAAGATTATTGAGCCTGAAAGAGCCTTCAACAGGCGTTTTGAGGTTTTATTAGTGGAAGAACCGGATGATACTACCTGTGTCAAAATGATCGAAGTATTATTAGACGGGTACAAAGATCATCATAAAGTTGAGGTTGAAAAGTCTGCACTTGCTGAATGTGTACGTCTTTCCAAGAGATACGCAAAAGGTAAAAAACTGCCGGATGCAGCTATAGATTTATTGGACAGAACAATGGCTGCAATCAAGATGCTTGATGAGCTTTCTGAAAATGAACTTGCAAAATGGAAAGAAGAATATGATCACCTTTTGAAACAAGAGTACTTAGATGACAAAGACTTATTGGACGAATTAGTTTGGCATTACAGGCTATTACAGGACAGGCTAAGTCCTATTTTATGGGGCTCTTTATCCGAACAGCATCAGGTAGACAGTTCCATGAATGTGGAGGAGGTAAAGAAAATTATCGATGATACTTATACAGAGCTTCAGCAGCATGCAGGAGTAAAACGAGAGAAGGTAGGTAAACTTGAGCTGGCTGCTGTAATGGCAGCTAAAACCGGAATCCCAATTGGAAAAATACAGGCTCAGGAGAAAGAAAAGTTAATCAATATGGAATCCTTACTCCTAAAAAGAGTGGTAGGGCAGGATCATGCACTAAAGATATTATCAGATGCTATTGTTGAGAACAGAAGTGGTCTTAATAAACCAGGACAGCCTATTGGTTCATTCTTCTTATTAGGTCCTACGGGTACCGGAAAGACTGAGTTGGCTAAATCCATTGCCGAGCTTCTTTTTAATGACGAAAAAGCAATGGTTCGTTTTGATATGTCAGAATTTAAAGAAGAACATTCTGCAGCATTATTATACGGAGCGCCTCCGGGCTATGTTGGTTACGAAGAAGGCGGAATGCTGGTAAACAAAATCAGACAACAGCCATATACCGTAGTATTATTTGACGAGATAGAAAAAGCTCACCAATCTGTGTTTGATGTATTCCTTCAGATAATGGATGAGGGAAAAGTCCATGATAAATTAGGAAAAGAGGGTGATTTTAGTAATGCATTGATTCTCTTTACTTCGAATATTGGTAGTGAAGAAATTGTAAGAAAATTTGAAGAAGGTATAACGCCGGAATCTAAAACGCTTATGCAGATTATGTCGGATTCAGGGAAATTCCGTCCGGAATTTTTAGCACGTATTACCGAGATTATTCCTTTTGCACCAATTACAGAAAACGTAGCAGAACGTATATTCAGAATTCAGTTAAAATCCCTGATTCAGTCTCTTACCAGACTGGGGATTGAGTTTGAAATTTCGGATGCTGCAGTGCATCACTTAGCTGTTAATGGTTTTAGCAGCAGATACGGAGCCAGACAGATTTCGGGTGTAATTCGTACCCAGCTTGCGCGCCCAATCTCTAAAAAGATTGTGCGGGAAGAGGTGAAGGCAGGTCAGATCATTAAAGTTGACTGGTCCACAGAATCTGAAACATTAAACTGGGAAATAAAAGACCATATATAA
- a CDS encoding type VI secretion system Vgr family protein, giving the protein MKKNGQPEDVFFSPPKFAPDNNADGIKENHHSGINRLVKLSIVVDGQVIKYYKHFKLKQSAKGHHYFELTLAHDALGERQDHQLGQANQFLGNRLTVKMMYKDIASSPERVFVGVITQVGFSQDSHSLGNIVLKGYSPTILLDAAPHTQSFGGGQPVNMGIIATNVIKQGIDSSKYDVRVDAKASSQILYSAQYDETHYNYLARMAEAYGEQFYYDGEVLHFGNMPPQNKPIELTYGSNVTDVNVELKAVHLKPEYYGYNSSSNTKLTSGETSINHKSDLAQKAYQKNKGIFTTPSLRIAPIKAVTDMDVVNSQTSTSGSQAVEVFTVSGGTTVPFLYPGCVSDLKMRKQDSNQTSYFTRLMVTEVTHEVDTLGHYTGHFEAIASDTGYMPKPEFVVPIAQPQIATVISNTDPESQGRVTVKFDWQQSDTTNFIRMMSPDAGGTDQITQNRGYVAIPEVGDQVMVGFVHNHPDRPFVMGGIFHGGTGLGGGVNNHLKSIQTRSGIKVLMNDAEGSVNIIDPSGNTYFMDGKGNITVTAPKDMNFNAGANLNISVGQNMTTTVGANQSNTIGMNKVDNITMNHNESVGAMKNMAIGANFMTNVTGKLTHYVKGDMETFGEKEHRLTSLKGVEVNSKGNVEHHAEKEVMNNSGEKSKSQ; this is encoded by the coding sequence ATGAAAAAGAATGGCCAACCGGAAGACGTATTTTTTTCTCCACCAAAATTTGCACCGGACAATAATGCGGACGGAATAAAAGAGAACCACCACTCGGGTATAAACAGGCTTGTAAAGCTTTCTATTGTAGTTGATGGGCAGGTCATAAAATACTACAAGCATTTTAAATTAAAGCAAAGTGCAAAAGGACATCATTATTTTGAGCTCACTCTTGCTCATGATGCTTTAGGTGAAAGACAGGATCATCAGTTAGGCCAGGCGAATCAGTTTTTAGGGAACCGCCTTACGGTTAAAATGATGTATAAGGATATAGCATCGAGTCCGGAGCGTGTGTTTGTAGGTGTTATTACTCAGGTAGGGTTTAGTCAGGATAGCCATAGTTTAGGGAATATTGTATTAAAAGGTTATAGCCCGACTATTTTGTTGGATGCAGCACCTCATACCCAAAGTTTCGGAGGAGGTCAGCCTGTTAATATGGGGATTATAGCAACGAATGTTATCAAGCAGGGTATAGATAGTAGTAAATACGATGTGCGGGTAGATGCCAAAGCATCTTCGCAGATATTATATAGTGCTCAGTATGATGAGACTCATTACAATTACTTAGCAAGAATGGCAGAAGCCTATGGTGAGCAGTTTTATTATGATGGAGAGGTGCTTCATTTTGGTAATATGCCGCCGCAGAATAAACCTATAGAACTTACTTACGGTAGTAATGTAACCGATGTAAATGTAGAATTAAAAGCGGTACATCTTAAACCTGAATACTACGGATATAACAGTAGTAGCAATACAAAGCTAACTTCCGGAGAAACCTCCATCAATCATAAAAGTGATCTGGCACAGAAAGCCTATCAGAAGAATAAAGGAATTTTTACGACCCCTTCCTTACGTATTGCTCCAATAAAGGCAGTTACGGATATGGATGTAGTGAATTCTCAAACCAGTACTTCGGGAAGCCAGGCGGTAGAAGTCTTTACGGTGTCCGGAGGAACAACGGTACCTTTTCTTTATCCCGGTTGTGTATCGGATCTTAAGATGCGCAAACAGGACAGCAACCAAACCAGTTATTTTACACGACTTATGGTCACTGAAGTTACTCATGAGGTAGATACTTTGGGACATTATACGGGACATTTTGAAGCTATAGCATCCGATACAGGTTATATGCCCAAACCAGAGTTTGTAGTGCCTATAGCCCAACCACAGATTGCTACAGTGATCTCAAATACCGATCCTGAAAGTCAGGGTAGGGTAACTGTCAAGTTCGATTGGCAGCAAAGTGATACCACCAATTTTATCCGTATGATGAGCCCTGATGCAGGAGGTACGGATCAGATTACCCAAAATCGTGGTTATGTAGCGATACCAGAGGTGGGAGATCAGGTGATGGTAGGTTTTGTACATAATCATCCCGACAGACCTTTTGTAATGGGCGGTATTTTCCATGGTGGAACAGGTCTTGGAGGAGGCGTTAACAATCATTTGAAATCTATACAAACCCGAAGTGGAATAAAGGTTCTGATGAATGATGCCGAGGGAAGCGTCAATATTATCGATCCAAGTGGTAATACCTATTTCATGGATGGAAAAGGAAATATAACTGTAACCGCTCCAAAAGATATGAACTTTAATGCCGGAGCAAACCTCAATATTTCAGTAGGACAGAATATGACCACTACAGTAGGTGCCAATCAGAGCAATACTATTGGAATGAACAAAGTAGATAATATCACAATGAATCATAATGAGAGTGTCGGGGCAATGAAGAATATGGCTATTGGAGCCAATTTTATGACCAATGTGACCGGAAAACTCACCCATTATGTAAAAGGAGATATGGAAACCTTTGGAGAAAAAGAACATCGATTGACAAGCCTGAAAGGGGTAGAGGTAAACAGCAAAGGGAATGTAGAACATCACGCTGAAAAAGAGGTGATGAATAATAGTGGAGAGAAATCTAAAAGCCAGTAA
- the tssD gene encoding type VI secretion system tube protein TssD: protein MAANNSRALLKFNNGTDQKVLKLNYSVARSTDVSGRVASDPSNAIIKITVEATEKSDIIESLLNGKYKPTSGEVTFNKSHEEGTLIKLNWENGYVIQHEVDFDAIDSNNMLVSFVISAEKITYGGGAYDGIWPVN from the coding sequence ATGGCTGCTAACAATTCAAGAGCTCTTCTAAAATTCAACAACGGTACTGACCAAAAAGTATTAAAACTTAACTACAGCGTAGCACGTTCTACTGACGTTTCAGGTAGAGTTGCTTCTGATCCTTCTAATGCGATTATCAAAATCACTGTAGAAGCGACTGAAAAATCTGACATCATCGAATCTCTATTGAATGGTAAATACAAACCAACTTCTGGTGAAGTTACATTCAACAAGTCTCATGAAGAAGGAACTCTTATCAAGCTTAACTGGGAAAACGGATATGTAATCCAGCACGAAGTTGACTTTGACGCTATCGACAGCAACAATATGCTGGTGAGCTTCGTTATCAGCGCTGAGAAAATCACTTATGGTGGTGGTGCTTACGATGGTATCTGGCCTGTTAACTAA